A window of the Sphaerobacter thermophilus DSM 20745 genome harbors these coding sequences:
- a CDS encoding ABC transporter permease — protein MTVDTTLAEEHSRHWFPALRLRSRRVPVPVLVGTAVLALWVVVALTVQWWAPFGPLDPTSTRLSGPSLKHPFGTDALGRDVFTRTLYGAKISLRIAVIVIAASAGLGCLVGAIAGFFRGWVDEVLMRISDITLAFPPIVLAMAITAALGPGIGNAMIAMIIVWWPVYARLLRGQILVVREQDHVLAAVAMGASPRRLMARHILPLSMSSVLVNATMDFGQVVLLAASLSFIGLGAVPPEPEWGAMIREGAARFYHWWVAAGPGLAILSVALASNFLGDGIRDFLDPSSRRR, from the coding sequence ATGACGGTTGACACGACGCTCGCTGAGGAGCATTCACGGCACTGGTTCCCCGCGCTGCGTCTTCGTTCGCGGCGTGTGCCCGTCCCGGTGCTGGTGGGTACAGCGGTACTGGCGTTGTGGGTCGTGGTCGCGCTCACCGTTCAGTGGTGGGCACCGTTCGGGCCGCTCGACCCGACGAGCACCCGGCTGAGCGGCCCCAGCCTCAAGCACCCATTCGGAACCGATGCGCTCGGCCGCGATGTCTTCACCCGGACGCTCTACGGGGCAAAGATATCGCTACGGATTGCCGTGATCGTGATCGCGGCCTCGGCCGGGCTGGGCTGCCTCGTCGGTGCCATCGCCGGGTTCTTCCGGGGATGGGTCGATGAGGTCCTCATGCGCATCTCAGACATCACCCTGGCATTTCCCCCGATCGTGCTGGCAATGGCGATCACGGCGGCACTCGGCCCGGGTATCGGCAATGCCATGATCGCCATGATCATCGTCTGGTGGCCGGTCTACGCACGGCTCCTCCGGGGCCAGATCCTGGTGGTGCGCGAACAGGATCACGTGCTGGCCGCGGTCGCGATGGGCGCGTCCCCCAGGCGGTTGATGGCGCGCCACATCTTGCCACTCTCGATGTCATCAGTCCTGGTCAATGCGACGATGGACTTTGGGCAGGTCGTGCTGCTGGCCGCGTCGTTGAGCTTCATCGGCCTGGGGGCGGTGCCGCCGGAGCCCGAATGGGGCGCGATGATCCGCGAAGGTGCGGCCCGCTTCTACCATTGGTGGGTCGCCGCGGGACCGGGTCTCGCGATTCTGTCGGTCGCGCTGGCATCGAACTTCCTCGGCGACGGCATCCGGGATTTCCTCGACCCCTCCTCGCGTCGTCGCTAG
- a CDS encoding transposase, which produces MTVDTFLTPVSVLVNTCCQTELEPETHPGPAPALSRSEVLTLAIFGQWMRFSREQDCSRSAERHLRPYFPTLPHRSQYNRLLRRHQAALAQFALYLAEQLGRGPVACDVLDVAPAPVRTTKRRGRGWLAGEANIGFSLRLGWFAGLAVLTTVSLEGAITGWGVAPASTNERPLAETLIAARAHPDPRLPSVGSPVGIELADSGFGGEDDEAHLVATYGVRLVATPQRGSRRRWPTAVRRWVARHRQIVETVIGRLRHTFGLARERPHTLAGFQARLAARVALHNLCCWLNRQRGRPLLAVANLITW; this is translated from the coding sequence ATGACGGTGGACACCTTCCTGACCCCAGTCTCCGTCCTGGTCAACACCTGCTGCCAGACCGAGCTGGAGCCCGAGACGCACCCCGGTCCCGCGCCCGCGCTGAGCCGCAGTGAGGTGCTGACCCTGGCCATCTTTGGGCAGTGGATGAGGTTCTCCCGTGAGCAGGACTGCTCTCGCTCTGCCGAGCGCCACCTGCGCCCCTACTTCCCGACGCTCCCCCATCGCAGCCAGTACAACCGCCTGCTGCGGCGGCATCAGGCCGCTCTGGCCCAGTTCGCGCTGTATCTGGCCGAGCAGCTCGGACGGGGTCCCGTCGCCTGTGACGTCCTCGATGTGGCCCCGGCCCCGGTGCGCACTACCAAGCGGCGGGGGCGAGGCTGGTTGGCCGGTGAGGCCAACATCGGCTTCAGCTTGCGCCTGGGCTGGTTCGCCGGCTTGGCAGTGCTGACCACCGTCAGCCTGGAGGGGGCGATCACCGGCTGGGGCGTGGCCCCGGCCAGCACCAACGAGCGCCCCCTGGCCGAGACCCTGATCGCTGCCCGCGCCCACCCCGATCCCCGCCTGCCCAGTGTCGGCAGCCCGGTCGGGATCGAGCTGGCCGACAGTGGCTTTGGCGGCGAGGACGACGAGGCGCACCTGGTGGCCACCTATGGCGTGCGGCTGGTGGCCACCCCGCAGCGAGGCAGTCGGCGGCGCTGGCCCACGGCGGTCCGCCGCTGGGTGGCCCGCCATCGCCAGATCGTGGAGACGGTCATCGGGCGGCTGCGGCACACCTTCGGGCTGGCACGCGAACGGCCGCACACCCTGGCAGGTTTCCAGGCGCGGCTGGCGGCCCGGGTGGCGCTGCACAATCTCTGCTGCTGGCTGAATCGGCAGCGGGGACGGCCGCTGCTGGCCGTGGCCAACCTGATCACCTGGTAG
- a CDS encoding ABC transporter permease, which yields MTRFVMRRLLLMPVLLLGIVTLTFVVSRTVPADPLASIVGERQLHNEQVVAAAKARWGLDKSLPEQYVIYVTNLLRGDLGTSFRTKSPVADDLLRRLPATLELTLAAMLFAVSVGVVLGMVAALKRDSWVDHVARLVALIGSSIPVFWAGLIALFIFYGKLGILPGPGRLDPQRNPPPELTGLYTIDALVALDFPLFWDALRHLVLPGVVLGWLVLGIISRLVRASLIEVLSQDYVRTARAKGLTETRVIVTHALRGALIPVLTIIGLSFASLIAGAVLTESIFAWPGIGSYAVEAARTLDFPAIMGVSIFVGAAYIVTNLVTDVAYALVDPRVRLS from the coding sequence TGTCATGCGCCGGCTACTCCTCATGCCGGTGCTCCTACTTGGCATCGTCACCCTGACGTTCGTCGTCTCGCGTACCGTGCCGGCGGACCCGCTTGCCTCGATCGTGGGGGAACGGCAGCTGCACAACGAGCAGGTGGTGGCAGCGGCCAAAGCGCGCTGGGGGCTGGATAAGAGCCTTCCTGAGCAGTACGTGATCTATGTGACGAACCTGCTGCGCGGAGACCTGGGGACTTCCTTCCGTACCAAGTCGCCAGTGGCAGATGATCTCCTGCGCCGGCTCCCGGCCACGCTGGAGCTGACGCTGGCAGCCATGCTGTTCGCGGTGTCGGTGGGCGTCGTGCTCGGGATGGTCGCGGCACTGAAGCGCGATTCCTGGGTCGACCACGTCGCCCGGCTCGTCGCACTGATCGGATCATCGATCCCGGTGTTCTGGGCGGGACTGATCGCCCTCTTCATCTTCTACGGCAAGCTCGGGATCCTCCCCGGCCCCGGTCGCCTGGACCCGCAGCGAAACCCGCCCCCGGAGTTGACCGGGCTCTACACGATCGACGCCCTCGTCGCGCTCGACTTCCCGTTGTTCTGGGATGCGCTGAGACATCTCGTGCTGCCGGGTGTCGTCCTGGGCTGGCTCGTGCTCGGGATCATCTCGCGCCTGGTCCGGGCGAGCCTCATCGAGGTGCTCAGCCAGGACTATGTGCGGACCGCGCGGGCGAAAGGACTGACGGAGACGCGCGTCATCGTGACGCACGCACTGCGTGGCGCGCTGATCCCGGTTCTGACCATCATCGGGCTTTCGTTCGCCTCGCTGATCGCGGGTGCGGTCCTCACCGAGTCGATCTTCGCCTGGCCGGGGATCGGATCGTACGCCGTGGAGGCTGCGCGGACGCTCGACTTCCCGGCGATCATGGGCGTGTCGATCTTCGTCGGCGCGGCGTACATTGTCACGAATCTCGTGACCGACGTGGCCTATGCGCTGGTCGACCCACGTGTTCGCCTCTCGTGA